In Mangifera indica cultivar Alphonso chromosome 1, CATAS_Mindica_2.1, whole genome shotgun sequence, a single genomic region encodes these proteins:
- the LOC123222256 gene encoding DNA topoisomerase 1 alpha-like, with protein sequence MAIEASTKPNIVSDFDDDDDDGPVVFKRSNTAAKQNQVNSEGKKPSSSTANGQNANTQKGKTTVPFSKASPMRSPPPSLKASSSSAKGSPAKSPVLTSKTPSPLDDRLKQSPQPNASSLDKKEDGSVSNGLENDDEDFEDHKPLSARLKGNNNNANRGPSAPKADTSPISRINVKSAFDDSDDEAPLSSRFPKSCGGTSGGKHSDPDEKKPLTSKLQQNGSTTLDKRQKSSFGSIKRPLDKVSSTGTSSAKKPKVSNTYTEMKVKQVSVKAEQKADDDDHIPIAQRMKKSISSDIKANSTKITKVTKVDSSSSKKINKKSKKIIKNSKYSKSTKMLPSSGDGQKKWTTLVHNGVIFPPPYTPHGVKMLYKGKTVDLTPEQEEVATMYAVMLETDYMQKPKFKENFWTDWRKLLGKNHVIQNLTDCDFKPIYDWHQQQKEIKKQMNSEEKKAVREEKMKQEEKYMWAIVDGVKEKVGNFRVEPPGLFRGRGEHPKMGKLKKRIRPSDITINIGEDAPIPECPIPGESWKEVKHDNTVTWLAFWNDPINPKEFKYVFLAASSSLKGQSDKEKYEKARKLKDYIESIRASYTKDFTSKDVSRRQIAVATYLIDKLALRAGNEKDDDEADTVGCCTLKVGNVECIPPNKLKFDFLGKDSIQYVNTVEVELPVYKAIGQFQTGKKQNDDLFDKLDTAKLNAHLKELMPGLTAKVFRTYNASITLDEMLSKETKEGDVAEKIVVYQTANKEVAIICNHQRSVSKSHGAQMTRLTEKIEELKGVLKDLKIDLDRARKGKPPLKDSDGKRKRNLTPEAIERKIAQTDVKIEKMERDMKTKEDLKTVALGTSKINYLDPRITVAWCKRHEVPIEKIFNKSLLAKFAWAMDVDPEFRF encoded by the exons ATGGCTATTGAGGCTTCTACTAAACCAAACATAGTCAGTGATTTTGACGACGATGACGATGATGGTCCAGTAGTTTTCAAAAGGAGTAACACAGCTGCTAAGCAGAACCAAGTGAATTCTGAAGGTAAGAAACCGTCATCATCCACAGCCAATGGTCAAAATGCCAATACTCAGAAGGGTAAGACAACGGTTCCATTTTCCAAGGCATCTCCTATGAGATCTCCCCCGCCTAGTCTAAAAGCATCATCTTCATCTGCCAAGGGGTCACCAGCGAAGTCACCTGTGCTCACTTCAAAGACACCAAGTCCTTTGGATGATCGGTTAAAGCAATCACCACAACCAAATGCATCAAGTTTGGACAAGAAGGAAGATGGTTCAGTTAGTAATGGCCTTGAAAATGATGATGAGGATTTTGAAGACCACAAGCCCTTGAGTGCTAGACTTAAGGGAAACAACAACAATGCTAATAGAGGGCCCAGTGCTCCTAAAGCTGATACATCACCAATTTCTAGGATCAATGTTAAAAGTGCTTTTGATGATTCTGATGATGAAGCTCCATTATCGTCAAGGTTCCCAAAGTCCTGTGGTGGAACATCGGGTGGAAAGCATAGTGATCCTGATGAGAAGAAACCTCTGACATCAAAACTTCAGCAGAATGGTTCAACCACATTGGACAAGCGGCAAAAGTCTTCCTTTGGGTCAATTAAGAGACCCTTAGATAAGGTGAGTTCAACAGGCACATCATCAGCTAAAAAGCCAAAGGTTTCCAATACTTACACAGAAATGAAAGTTAAACAAGTATCGGTAAAAGCAGAACAGAAAGCAGACGATGACGACCATATTCCCATAGCCCAGAGAATGAAGAAATCAATATCATCAGATATAAAAGCAAATTCTACAAAGataacaaaagtaacaaaagtTGATTCGTCttcatcaaagaaaattaacaagaagtccaagaaaataataaaaaattcaaaatattcaaaatcaaccaaaatgCTCCCTAGCTCTGGTGATGGGCAGAAAAAATGGACTACTCTTGTTCATAATGGTGTCATTTTTCCACCTCCATACACACCTCATGGAGTTAAGATGCTCTACAAGGGGAAGACAGTTGATTTGACTCCTGAACAGGAAGAG GTTGCAACAATGTATGCGGTGATGCTAGAAACAGATTACATGCAGAAACCAAAATTCAAAGAGAACTTTTGGACTGATTGGCGTAAATTGCTGGGGAAAAACCATGTAATTCAGAACTTGACGGATTGTGATTTTAAGCCAATTTATGATTGGCATCAGCAGCAGAAGGAGATAAAGAAACAGATGAATTCTGAA GAGAAGAAGGCtgtgagagaagagaaaatgaaacaagAGGAGAAGTATATGTGGGCTATTGTTGATGGTGTCAAAGAGAAG GTTGGGAATTTCAGAGTTGAACCACCTGGGCTATTTCGAGGCAGGGGAGAGCACCCAAAG ATGGGGAAGCTGAAAAAACGTATCCGTCCAAGTGACATTACCATAAATATTGGGGAGGATGCCCCGATTCCTGAATGTCCGATCCCTGGTGAAAG CTGGAAGGAAGTAAAGCATGATAACACTGTCACATGGTTAGCTTTCTGGAATGATCCAATTAATCCAAAGGAATTCAAGTATGTGTTCCTGGCAGCTAGCAGTTCCTTGAAGGGACAAAGtgacaaagaaaaatatgagaaagcAAGAAAGCTGAAG GATTACATAGAGAGCATTAGAGCATCTTACACTAAGGATTTTACTAGCAAAGATGTTTCAAGGAGGCAAATAGCAGTTGCGACCTATCTTATTGATAAATTAGCACTTAGGGCGGGTAACGAGAAG GATGATGATGAAGCTGATACTGTTGGTTGCTGTACATTGAAAGTGGGGAATGTAGAGTGTATCCCTCCAAATAAGTTAAAG TTTGACTTCCTTGGTAAAGATTCAATTCAATATGTAAACACAGTTGAAGTTGAGCTTCCTGTGTACAAGGCAATTGGGCAGTTTCAAACTG GAAAGAAGCAAAATGATGATCTGTTCGACAAGCTGGATACAGCTAAACTGAATGCTCATCTGAAGGAACTCATGCCTGGTCTGACGGCTAAAGTTTTCCGTACATATAATGCCTCAATTACATTGGATGAGATG TTGAGTAAGGAAACTAAAGAAGGTGATGTTGCAGAAAAGATTGTTGTTTACCAGACTGCTAACAAAGAG GTTGCAATTATTTGTAACCATCAGCGGTCTGTTTCGAAATCACATGGTGCGCAGATGACAAGATTGACTGAGAAAATAGAAGAGCTCAAG GGTGTTCTGAAAGACCTGAAAATTGATTTGGACAGGGCTAGAAAAGGGAAGCCCCCATTGAAGGATTCTGATGGAAAGCGAAAGAGGAATCTGACCCCTGAAGC GATAGAGAGGAAGATAGCTCAAACCGATGTGAAGATTGAAAAAATGGAACGAGATATGAAGACTAAAGAGGATTTAAAAACTGTGGCTTTGGGCACATCCAAGATCAATTACCTTGACCCTAGAATCACAGTCGCATGGTGCAAGCGACATGAAGTTCCTATTGAGAAG ATTTTCAACAAGTCTCTTCTAGCAAAGTTTGCTTGGGCAATGGATGTCGATCCTGAGTTCAGATTCTGA